The window AAGCTTTCGCCGTGCTTGACCGAGGAACGCAGGGTATCGACCGAGCGCAGCGGCTGGGCGCGGGCGGTCACCAGCAAGCGGCCGCGGGCGCAGACCCACAGGGTGGAGACATCCGAGGACATGCGGCTGCCGAAGTCGAACACCACGTCGTTGACTACCGCCAGCAGCGCGCCGTCGACATGCTCGATGCGGGTGGAGCGCGAGCCTTCGCGCAGGGTCTCGAAGAAGTAGTCGGGCAGCTCCAGGTGCGACTTCATCCAGCGCTCGCAGGCCGCGTGCGCCAGGTTCAGGTGCAGCCAGAGGAACTCATCCTCGGTGCGCGGCTCCCGCAGGCGCTGCAGCGCGGTGGGCGAGTCGATTTCCAGGCCGGGCTGGCCAGGGCGGAAGCTGAAGCCATAAAGCAGGCCGAACAGGTCGGAATCCTGGTGACTCTGGACGATGCTGTGGTTCATGGGACTGCGATTCTTGAGACCGTGCTGCGGACTTGAACCGGCCTTGCAGGAGCGAGTTTGCTCGCGAACCCGCACGGCACGGACTGTTCGCGAGCAAGCTCGCTCCTACGAAGAGCAAATCACGCCCGCCCCTTGGTGTTAACAGAGCCCCATGAACGGCAGGTGACAGACATGTGTCAGCCAAACAGTGCCGCCACAGTGCGCTCACCCAACTCCGGACCGACGCTCATGCCCACGCCGGTATGCATCAGCACGGCAGTGACGCCGTCCGCCGCCTGCAGCACCGAGAACGGCCCCGGTCCGCGCGAACCGTAAACGCCCTGCCAGCGCTCGATCACCTCCACGCGCATGCCCAGGGTGTCCTCGGCCAGCTGCAGCATGAGTTTGTCCACGGCCTCGGCATTGAACGGCGCCGCGTCGTTGCCGTAGTGGTGGGAGTCGCCGATGATCAGCTCGCCATGGGGCGTCGGGCTGACCAGCAGGTGAATGCCCTGCTCTTCCAGCTCCGGCGTCTCGCGGCGAATCTGCTCGCGCACCGCCTCGGCCTCGGGCAGGTCGGAGAAGGCACCGTAATGCACGCAGCTCAGGCCGGTAAGGATCGAGTGGGCGAGACCGAAGTCGACCTGCGGGCGGACACGCAGCATCTGCAGGCGGCACACCTGCGGCTGCAGCGGTGCGATGGCCTCGGCCAGCAAGGTCTGGTAGTCATGACCGGAGCAGACGATCACCTGTCCGGTAGTGAAGGTGCCCGCCGTGGTGCGCAGCAGGCCGGTGTCGACGTCGCGGACCAGGGTGGAGAAATGAAACTGCACACCCAGTTCGCGGCGCAGGTAGTCGATCAGCGTCGGCAGCGCCTCGCGGGAATACAACTGTTGGTCGTCGAAGCCCAGCAGCGCGGCGCGATGGTGGCGGAAATGGCCCTGGTAGAGGTCGTTCAGCTCACTGCCGCGCAGCAGGCCCACGCGGTAATCCAGCTCCCTGGCGCGGCCGGTGCAGAAGGCTTCCAGCAGATGCTCCTCGGCTTCGCTGCGGGCGAACAGCAACGAACCATTGCGCCGCAGGGAGAAACCGGCGCTCTCTGCCCACTGCGCCCAGATCGGCCGACTGGCGCGCGCCAGGTCCGACATCACGCCCGGCGGCTGGCCGGTAACCAGTGCCTGGCCGAAGTTGCGCACCGAGGCGCCCAGGGGCGTAGCCGTGCGCTCGAAGACGCGTACGGAGAGGCCGCGGCGGGCGGCGGCGTACGCGTGGGAAAGGCCGAGGATGCCGGTGCCGACGATGGCGACGTCGCAGTGGGTGTGGGTCATGGGGATATTTCCTGCGTGGCGAAGAGCCCCTCTCCCCCGCCCTCTCCCTGAAGGGAGAGGGAGCTCTCCTCTGCGAAGAGAAACCCTGAGTTCATCCTGAAACCATCAAAGGCACAGGCAGACGCTGAAACCGAACCAGCACACCGAACAGCCCCCTCTCCCTTCAGGGAGAGGGTTGGGGAGAGGGAGCCGCCAGCGCCGAACCTTACTTCTGCGCAACCTTCTCCGACTTGCCGTCGTAGCGCTTGCGCCATTCGGCGAGGATCTCGTCGCGGTTCTTCGAGGCCCAGGCGAAGTCGTTCTTGATCAGGCGCTGCTCGTAGTCGGCCGGCAGTTCGGTCTGCGGCTTGGCGATGCCCGGCTGGGCCAGCACGGCGAAGTTTTCCTTGTACAGCTCCATGGCTTTCGGGCTGGCGGAGAAGTCGGCGAGTTTCTTCGCCGCGGCTTCATGCTGGGTGCCTTTGACGATGCCGGTGGCTTCGATTTCCCAGCCCAGGCCTTCCTTCGGCAGGACGATGTCCAGCGGTGCGCCCTGGCGCTTGAGCTGCACGGCCGGGTACTCGAAGGAGATGCCGATCGGGAATTCGCCGGCGGCGGCCAGCTTGCACGGCTTGGAGCCGGAGTGGACGTACTGGCCGATGTTCTCGTGCAGGGCGTCCATGTAGGCCCAGCCCTGCTTCTCGCCGAAGGTCTGCAGCCAGGCGGAGACGTCGAGGAAGCCGGTGCCGGAGGACGCCGGGTTCGGCATGACGATCTTGCCCTTGTACTCGGGCTTGGTCAGGTCCTGCCAACTGATGGGTTTTTCCAGGCCGAGTTTCTCGGCTTCCACGGTGTTGAAGCAGATGGTGGCGGCCCACACGTCCATGCCCACCCAGGCCGGCGGGTTGGCCGGGTCACGGTAGTTCTTGCCGATGGCGTCCAGGTGCTTGGGCGCGTACTTCTCCAACATGCCCTGCTGGTCGAGGATGGCCAGGCTGGACGCGGCCAGGCCCCACACTGCGTCGGCCTGCGGACGGTCCTTCTCGGCCAGCAGCTTGGCGGTGACGATGCCGGTGGAGTCGCGTACCCACTTGATCTTGATGTCCGGGTTCTCGGCTTCGAAGGCCTGCTTGTAGGCGGTCAGCTGCTCCGGTTCCAGGGCGGTGTAGACGGTCAGTTCGGTGTCGGCGGCGTGGGCCTGTGCGGCGAAACCGGCCACCACGGCGGCGGCGAGGGCAAGACGTTTGAACATGTGGAGCTCCTTGGCAGTGTTTGTTCCCCGCTCGGGGCGGGTTTGTCAGGGGTTGAGCCCGGCAGGTAGATGCCAGGCGACAGCGTCCAGCGGTGTTACGGGTTCGCGCCCTTCCTCCAGGCCTGGGAGCGGCGCAGCAGGCCGCGCGAGGCGCCGGCCAGCAGCAGCGACACGGCGGCGGAAGTGATCAGGATCAGGGTGGACATGGCGGCGGCGCCGCCGACGTTGCCGGAGTCGTCCATGTTCAGCACGGCGACGGCGGCGAGGATGGTGTCCGGGTTGTAGAGGAAGATCGCCGCCGACACCGTGGTCATCGCCGAGACGAACAGGTAGCGGATGATGTCCAGCAGCGCCGGCAGGCAGATCGGCACGGTGACGCGCAGGTAGTGGCGCCACAGCGGCATCTTCAGCGACAGCGCGGCAGCCTCGAACTCGCCGTCGAGTTGGCGCAGCGCGGCGGTGGCGGTCATCTGCGCGGTGGTCAGGTAGTGGGCGATGGTGCACACCACCAGCAGCGCCATGCTGCCGTAGAACACATGCAGCGGGTTGCTCGGCAGGTTGAAGAAGAAGACGTAGCCCAGGCCCAGCACCAGGCCGGGAACGGCCATCGGCACGAAGCAGAGCATGCGCAGCAGCTGGTTCAGCCATGGCTGCTCGCGGGTCTTCTCCATCAGGTAGGCGCCGGTGAAAATCACCGCGCTGCCGATGATGGCGGTACAGGCGGCCATGGTCAGGCTGTTGCGGTAGGCCAGCCAGCCGCCGCCGGCGGTGGTGTCGAAGTCGTAGTGATGCAGCGACAGCGACAGGTTGTACGGCCAGAACTTCACCAGCGAGGAGTACACGGCCATGCCCAGCACGCCCAGCAGCACCGCGCAGATCAGCACGACGACGGCGAGGAAGGCGGCATCGCGGCGGCGCGACGGCTTGGGATGGTAGACCTGCGCGCGACCGCTCATGGCCTCGCGCTGGCGCAGACGCAGCCAGGTGTCCACGGCGAAGCTGAGCAGCGCCGGCAGCAGGAGGATCATGCCGATCTGCGCGCCACGGCCGAACTGCTGCTGGCCGACCACCGCCTTGTAGGCTTCCAGCGCCAGCACCTGATAGTCGCCGCCCACCACGACCGGCACGCCGAAGTCGGTGATGGTCAGGGTGAACACCAGGCAGAAGGCGGCGAACACACCCTGCCGCGAGCCCGGCCAGGTGATGCTGCGGAAGGCTTTCCAGGGGCTGGCGCCCATGCTGGAGGCGGCGTCGAACAGGCGCGCATCGGCCAGCGACAGCGCGGACAGCAGGATCATCAACGCATGGGGGAAGGTGTAGATGGCTTCGCCCAGGACGATGCCCCAGAAGCCGTAGATGTTGTCCGGCACCCAGCCGCGCAGCAGGCCCTGGTTGCCGAACAGGTAGATCAGCGCGATGCCCGGCAGCATCGAGGGCGCCAGCAGCGGCAGCAGGGAAATCCCCCGCCACAGGCCCTTGGCCGGGATCAGCGTGCGTTGCAGCGCGTAGGCGAACAGGTAAGCCGCCGGCACGACGATGCACGCCACGCTCAGCGAAACCTTCAGGCTGTTGCCCAGAAGCCAGTGGAAGTTATCGCTGCGCAGCAGTTCGCCCATCGCGGCAACGCCACCGCCCTGCCCCGCCGCACTGCTGAAGCCGCGCCAGAAGATGGCCAGCAGCGGCAGCAGCACCGCAACGGTGAGCAGGACCAGCAGCAGGCACTTGCCGCCGCGCACGAACAGGCGATCGCCCAGATCTCCACGGAGCTTGCCGGCGGACAGCGCCGGATTGTGATTCACCACGGCATCCATCTCAGGCGAACACCTGCAGGCTGCGGGGCGGCAGGGATACCCAGATATCCGGGGTGCCCAGGCGCGGCATGTCTTCCGGCGCCAGTTCAGCCAGCAGCGGATGGCCCGGCAGCTGCTCCAGCTCGAAACTCATGCGGCAGCGGTTGCCGAGGAAGGTGATTTCGCGGATCTGCGCGCGGAACAGGTTTTCCTGATGCACCACCGGGTTCACGCTGATCGCCTCCGGACGGCAGAACAGCCGACCCGAGGCGCTCGCGGCCTGGTTCTGCAGGCGCAGGTTGAGGCTGCCGACGCGCGCATGGCCATCATTGCCGCGCTCGAACGGCAACCAGTTGCCCTGGCCGACGAACTCGGCGACGAAGGGCGTGGCCGGGGTGCTGTAGATCTCCTGGGCGGTGCCGTACTGCTCGATGCGACCGTGGTTCATCACCGCGATGCGGTCGGCCATCAGCATGGCTTCGTCCTGGTTGTGGGTCACCATTACGGTGGTGATGCCCAGGCTCTTCTGCAGTTGGCGAAGCTCACCACACAGGTGCTCGCGCACACGAGCGTCCAGCGCCGACATCGGCTCGTCGAGCAGCAGCAGCGACGGGCTCGGCGCCAGCGCGCGGGCCATCGCCACACGCTGCTGCTGGCCGCCGGAGAGCTGGCCGGGGTACTTCTTCTCGCTGCCGGAGAGGCCAACCAGCTCCAGCATCTCGGCTACGCGGCGGCGGGCTTCGTCCTTGCTGGCGTTGGCCAGGCCGTAGGCGATGTTCTGCTCGACGGTCAGGTTGGGGAACAGCGCATAGGACTGAAACAGGATGCCGTAGTCGCGCGCCTGCGGCGGCAGCAGGGACACGTCGCGCTGGCCCAAGTGCAAGGTGCCCTCGTCCTGGCGCTCCAGGCCGGCGATGCAGCGCAGCAGCGTGGTCTTGCCGCAGCCGGAGGGACCGAGCAGACAGACCAGCTCGCCCGCCTTGACGTCCAGCGAAACGCCGTCGAGGGCGACGAACTGGCCGAAGCGTTTACGGATGTGGCGCACGCTGAGCGGCGTGCCGGCGATGGTCGTGTGCATGGCGGTACCTCGTGTTCTTTTGGCTCACGCCGCCGTGGGCAGCGACGTGATTTGACGAGGTTCATGCTAGGGAGCGAATGCGACGGCTCTATTGCGATGAGGAAAAGTGCACCGATAGATCCATAGGCAAATTTTGGTATAGGGATGAAAAATTTTGCGATGGGTTGGGTTACGCGGGGTGCCGTTTCTACGAGAAAAGCGCAGGACTCACCCGTAGGAGCGGACTTCGTCCGCGATGCTCTTCTTTGGAATTGGGTGTGTCTGCGCCGCTTCTGTGTGTTCGGATGTATTGGGTTTCGCCCCCTCGGGCGAGTCACTTTCTCAAACGACGGATGGCCGCCCCCAAGAAAGTAACCAAAGCGCTTGCCCCTGCATCCGGTTTTTCGCTTAGGCGAAAAATTCCCTCGCTCCATCGGAGTTTCAGGGGCACGCCGCGAAGGGCCATCCCTGGCCCATCGCGTCTCTCGCGACATCCATGTCGCTCAACCCCTGAAACTCCGATTCCACTCGGCCTCCTGAAGGGGCGCTCCGGCGTGTGCGGATGTTTCTCTGGAAGTCCTCAGAAGCTAAGAGTTAGAGCCTGCGCGGTACGTGCGCTCCCGTAGGAGCGGACCTTGTCCGCGAAATCCATCGCGGATGAATCCGCGCCTACAGGTGAATGCGCAGGCGTGGCGCCCACGCCTACACCTGCGCCAACCCCAGAAACGCACTCGGCAACCGCGCCTGCCGCCGATCCTTCAGGCAATACAGGTACTCATCGATCCGCCGCGCGCCAACGATCTCCAGCACACACAGCTGCGGATTATCCGGCACCTCCTGGCGGGCGATGATGCTCACTCCCAGGTTGCGGATCACCGCCTCGCGGATCGACTCGCGGCTGCCGATCTCCAGCATCGAGGCCGGGGTAACCCCGGCGTCCTGCAACATCGCCTCGGTAAGCTGGCGGGTGGTGGAACCCGCTTCGCGCATCAGCAGGCAGTGACTGCGCAGATCGCCCAACGCCACCGACTGCTGCATCGCCAGTGGATGGCTACGATGCACCGCCAGCACCAACGGGTCGCTGCCGAGCACCACGCGGGTCAGGCGCGCATCGTCCACCTGCTGCGAGGACGCCGCCAGGTCGACCCGGCACTCCACCAGCGCTTCGAGCACCTGCTGGGAGTTGCCGATCTCCACCGACACCTCGATCTGCGGGAAGCGCTCACGGAAGGTCTTGATCAGGCCGAGCACGTAATAAGGAGAAGTGGCGCCGATGCGCAGCGCACCCTGCATCTGCCCGCAATTGCGCAGGTAGAACTCGATGTCGGCTTCCTGCCGCAGCAACGCCTCGACCATCGGCAACAGGCGCGCGCCCTCGTCGCTCAGGGTCAGGCGGCGGCCGCCACGGTAGAACAGCTCCACCGCGTACTGGCTTTCCAGGTTGCGGATCTGGGTGGTGACGGTGGGCTGGCTCAGGCCGAGCTTCTTCGCCGCCTGGGTGATGCTGCCCAGCTTCGCAACCCGATAGAAGGCCTTCAGTTCTGCACTCAGCATCCGCTAGATCCGCTCGTTCGTAGAATTCTTCAACACACTTTCCAGGCGCGCAGGCCAGCATCGCGAGATGCTACAGCAAGTGCTGGGATCCTTCGAACGGGCTACCAGCGCAACGGCCCTGTACGAGCGACCCGCGCGGGGCTTCGGCCGTTCGGCTATGCTCGCGCCGGCGACCCACTCGTGCACAGGGCGGTAAATGTTCAAGACGATTGAATCCGAAGTACTGAAGCAACGCATATCGCCCGAGCTACGGGCCGAATTCCTCCAGCATGATTTCGAACGGCTGCACGGGCTCAGCCTGCTGGTGTTCTGCGTCAGCATCGGCATGTGGTTCCTGTTCGACCTGATCGTCAGCTTCCAGGCCTTTCAGGGCTTCGGCATCGGCTCGCTGATCTTTCTCGCCGCCTTCGCCGCCATCACCCTGGTGTCCGCCAAGGTGCGCAAGGCACAGCATTTCTATGTGATCAACCTGATCTTCGTCACCGTCTTCTGCGTGGCAGCCCGCCTGGTGATCGATGGGCTGCCCGAAGCCTTACGCTCGACCTGGCTGGTGATTGCCGCGGCGACCATCCTCTACAGCGCC of the Pseudomonas sp. PSE14 genome contains:
- a CDS encoding TIGR03364 family FAD-dependent oxidoreductase, coding for MTHTHCDVAIVGTGILGLSHAYAAARRGLSVRVFERTATPLGASVRNFGQALVTGQPPGVMSDLARASRPIWAQWAESAGFSLRRNGSLLFARSEAEEHLLEAFCTGRARELDYRVGLLRGSELNDLYQGHFRHHRAALLGFDDQQLYSREALPTLIDYLRRELGVQFHFSTLVRDVDTGLLRTTAGTFTTGQVIVCSGHDYQTLLAEAIAPLQPQVCRLQMLRVRPQVDFGLAHSILTGLSCVHYGAFSDLPEAEAVREQIRRETPELEEQGIHLLVSPTPHGELIIGDSHHYGNDAAPFNAEAVDKLMLQLAEDTLGMRVEVIERWQGVYGSRGPGPFSVLQAADGVTAVLMHTGVGMSVGPELGERTVAALFG
- a CDS encoding putative 2-aminoethylphosphonate ABC transporter substrate-binding protein, with product MFKRLALAAAVVAGFAAQAHAADTELTVYTALEPEQLTAYKQAFEAENPDIKIKWVRDSTGIVTAKLLAEKDRPQADAVWGLAASSLAILDQQGMLEKYAPKHLDAIGKNYRDPANPPAWVGMDVWAATICFNTVEAEKLGLEKPISWQDLTKPEYKGKIVMPNPASSGTGFLDVSAWLQTFGEKQGWAYMDALHENIGQYVHSGSKPCKLAAAGEFPIGISFEYPAVQLKRQGAPLDIVLPKEGLGWEIEATGIVKGTQHEAAAKKLADFSASPKAMELYKENFAVLAQPGIAKPQTELPADYEQRLIKNDFAWASKNRDEILAEWRKRYDGKSEKVAQK
- a CDS encoding putative 2-aminoethylphosphonate ABC transporter permease subunit, which encodes MDAVVNHNPALSAGKLRGDLGDRLFVRGGKCLLLVLLTVAVLLPLLAIFWRGFSSAAGQGGGVAAMGELLRSDNFHWLLGNSLKVSLSVACIVVPAAYLFAYALQRTLIPAKGLWRGISLLPLLAPSMLPGIALIYLFGNQGLLRGWVPDNIYGFWGIVLGEAIYTFPHALMILLSALSLADARLFDAASSMGASPWKAFRSITWPGSRQGVFAAFCLVFTLTITDFGVPVVVGGDYQVLALEAYKAVVGQQQFGRGAQIGMILLLPALLSFAVDTWLRLRQREAMSGRAQVYHPKPSRRRDAAFLAVVVLICAVLLGVLGMAVYSSLVKFWPYNLSLSLHHYDFDTTAGGGWLAYRNSLTMAACTAIIGSAVIFTGAYLMEKTREQPWLNQLLRMLCFVPMAVPGLVLGLGYVFFFNLPSNPLHVFYGSMALLVVCTIAHYLTTAQMTATAALRQLDGEFEAAALSLKMPLWRHYLRVTVPICLPALLDIIRYLFVSAMTTVSAAIFLYNPDTILAAVAVLNMDDSGNVGGAAAMSTLILITSAAVSLLLAGASRGLLRRSQAWRKGANP
- a CDS encoding putative 2-aminoethylphosphonate ABC transporter ATP-binding protein, which produces MHTTIAGTPLSVRHIRKRFGQFVALDGVSLDVKAGELVCLLGPSGCGKTTLLRCIAGLERQDEGTLHLGQRDVSLLPPQARDYGILFQSYALFPNLTVEQNIAYGLANASKDEARRRVAEMLELVGLSGSEKKYPGQLSGGQQQRVAMARALAPSPSLLLLDEPMSALDARVREHLCGELRQLQKSLGITTVMVTHNQDEAMLMADRIAVMNHGRIEQYGTAQEIYSTPATPFVAEFVGQGNWLPFERGNDGHARVGSLNLRLQNQAASASGRLFCRPEAISVNPVVHQENLFRAQIREITFLGNRCRMSFELEQLPGHPLLAELAPEDMPRLGTPDIWVSLPPRSLQVFA
- a CDS encoding LysR family transcriptional regulator, producing MLSAELKAFYRVAKLGSITQAAKKLGLSQPTVTTQIRNLESQYAVELFYRGGRRLTLSDEGARLLPMVEALLRQEADIEFYLRNCGQMQGALRIGATSPYYVLGLIKTFRERFPQIEVSVEIGNSQQVLEALVECRVDLAASSQQVDDARLTRVVLGSDPLVLAVHRSHPLAMQQSVALGDLRSHCLLMREAGSTTRQLTEAMLQDAGVTPASMLEIGSRESIREAVIRNLGVSIIARQEVPDNPQLCVLEIVGARRIDEYLYCLKDRRQARLPSAFLGLAQV